A genome region from Paracoccus stylophorae includes the following:
- the fdnG gene encoding formate dehydrogenase-N subunit alpha, with translation MNIDLTRRSFLRLAGAGVAATSLGAMGFGEAEAAEAAHVRAFKLTTTTEARNTCTYCSVACGIIMYSKGDVNAGEKADLIHIEGDADHPTNRGTLCPKGAALKDFVKSESRLTRPRYRAAGASEFQDISWDDALDKIARALKDDRDANLLQVNEAGVPVNRWTTTGFLAASATTNETAWLTYKTVRSMGIVGFDNQARVUHGPTVASLAPTFGRGAMSNAWTDIKSTDLVIVMGGNAAEAHPCGFKWVTEAKASRGAKLIVVDPRYTRTASVSDYYAPIRPGSDIAFLMGVIRWCIANDKVQWEYVTNFTNAALLVKEGFGWSDGLFTGYDEEKRDYDKADWDYQIGEDGFARVDMTLQDPRCVWNLLKTHVDVYTPEFVENVCGTPKDRFLQICEMIGECSAPDKVMTSMYALGWTQHSKGAQNIRGMAMLQLILGNIGMRGGGMNALRGHSNIQGLTDLGLMSNLIPGYLSIPTEKEPDWQTYMSSREFKPLRPGQTSYWQNYSKFMVSFMKAMWGDAATEENDWAYHYLPKLDVPTYDILRMFELMKQGQVNLYFCQGFNPLMAFPNRAKLTEALSKLKLLVVMDPLETETAHFWENHGAYNDVDPAAIQTEVLELPSTCFAEDEGALVNSGRWLQWHWPGPTPPGEAKHDTWIMANLFQKVRKLYQEEGGVFPDPILNLTWDYQDPLDPSSAELAREMNGRALRDVADPANEGATLVAAGKQVKNFTQLQDDGSTMCACWIFSGCWNEDGNNMARRDNSDPDDVGMFLNWSFAWPLNRRILYNRASADLQGRPWDPDRKLIEWTGEKWEGYDVPDIGVTSKPGEVMPFIMNQEGTSRLFTRGMMRDGPFPTHMEPFEAPIANVLNPKMRGNPVSRVFVDDAEQFATSEEFPLVATSYRLTEHFHYWTKHNKVNASLQPEFFVEISEELAAERGITRGGRVRVWGKRGEVWAKAVVTKRIKPMQCDGKTVHVVGIPLHWGFKGAAKKGWGPNTLTPFVGDANVETPEFKAFLVNIEPAAEEPVA, from the coding sequence ATGAATATCGACCTGACACGCCGCAGCTTTCTGAGGCTGGCGGGTGCGGGCGTTGCGGCAACCTCGCTTGGGGCCATGGGCTTCGGCGAGGCAGAGGCGGCCGAGGCGGCGCATGTGCGCGCCTTCAAGCTGACCACGACGACCGAGGCGCGCAACACCTGCACCTATTGCTCGGTCGCCTGCGGGATCATCATGTATTCCAAGGGCGATGTGAACGCCGGCGAGAAAGCCGACCTGATCCACATCGAAGGCGATGCGGACCACCCGACGAACCGCGGCACGCTGTGTCCCAAGGGCGCGGCGCTGAAGGATTTCGTCAAGTCCGAAAGCCGCCTGACCCGCCCGCGTTACCGCGCCGCCGGCGCGTCCGAGTTTCAGGACATTTCCTGGGACGATGCGCTGGACAAGATCGCCCGCGCGCTGAAGGACGACCGCGACGCGAACCTGTTGCAGGTCAACGAGGCCGGGGTGCCGGTCAATCGCTGGACGACCACCGGGTTCCTGGCCGCCTCGGCCACCACGAACGAAACCGCATGGCTGACCTACAAGACGGTCCGGTCCATGGGGATCGTCGGATTCGATAATCAGGCGCGCGTCTGACACGGCCCTACGGTAGCCAGTTTGGCTCCAACTTTTGGCCGTGGCGCGATGAGCAACGCCTGGACCGACATCAAAAGCACCGATCTGGTGATCGTGATGGGCGGCAACGCCGCCGAAGCCCATCCCTGCGGCTTCAAATGGGTGACCGAAGCCAAGGCGTCGCGTGGCGCCAAGCTGATCGTGGTCGATCCGCGCTATACCCGCACCGCCAGCGTGTCGGATTACTATGCCCCGATCCGCCCGGGCAGCGATATCGCCTTCCTCATGGGGGTGATCCGCTGGTGCATCGCCAACGACAAGGTGCAGTGGGAATACGTGACCAACTTCACCAACGCCGCCTTGCTGGTGAAAGAGGGCTTCGGCTGGTCGGACGGCCTGTTCACCGGCTATGACGAGGAAAAGCGCGACTATGACAAGGCCGACTGGGATTACCAGATCGGCGAGGATGGCTTTGCCCGCGTCGACATGACGTTGCAGGACCCGCGCTGCGTGTGGAACCTGCTGAAGACGCATGTGGACGTCTATACGCCCGAATTCGTCGAGAATGTCTGCGGCACGCCCAAGGACAGGTTCCTGCAGATCTGCGAGATGATCGGCGAATGCAGCGCGCCCGACAAGGTCATGACGTCGATGTATGCGCTTGGCTGGACGCAGCATTCCAAGGGCGCCCAGAACATCCGCGGCATGGCGATGCTGCAGCTGATCCTGGGCAATATCGGGATGCGCGGCGGCGGGATGAACGCGCTGCGGGGTCACTCCAACATCCAGGGCCTGACCGATCTGGGCCTGATGTCGAACCTGATCCCCGGCTATCTCAGCATTCCGACGGAAAAGGAACCGGACTGGCAGACCTATATGTCCTCGCGCGAGTTCAAGCCGCTGCGACCGGGGCAGACCAGCTATTGGCAGAACTATTCCAAGTTCATGGTCAGCTTCATGAAGGCCATGTGGGGCGATGCCGCGACCGAGGAGAACGACTGGGCCTATCACTATCTGCCCAAGCTGGATGTGCCGACCTATGACATCCTGCGCATGTTCGAGCTGATGAAGCAGGGTCAGGTGAACCTGTATTTCTGTCAGGGCTTCAACCCGCTGATGGCGTTCCCGAACCGGGCCAAGCTGACCGAGGCTTTGTCCAAGCTGAAGCTGCTGGTCGTCATGGACCCGCTTGAGACGGAAACGGCGCATTTCTGGGAAAACCACGGCGCGTATAACGACGTGGACCCCGCTGCGATCCAGACCGAGGTGCTGGAACTGCCCTCGACCTGCTTTGCCGAGGATGAAGGCGCGCTGGTCAATTCGGGCCGCTGGCTGCAATGGCACTGGCCGGGGCCGACCCCGCCGGGCGAGGCCAAGCACGACACCTGGATCATGGCCAACCTGTTCCAGAAGGTGCGCAAGCTGTATCAGGAGGAAGGCGGCGTCTTTCCCGACCCGATCCTGAACCTGACATGGGACTATCAGGACCCGCTTGACCCGTCATCGGCGGAACTGGCCCGCGAAATGAACGGCCGCGCGCTGCGCGACGTGGCGGACCCGGCCAATGAGGGCGCGACCCTGGTGGCCGCCGGCAAGCAGGTGAAGAACTTCACCCAGTTGCAGGACGACGGCTCGACCATGTGCGCCTGCTGGATCTTCTCGGGCTGCTGGAACGAGGACGGCAACAACATGGCGCGGCGGGACAATTCCGATCCCGACGATGTCGGCATGTTCCTGAACTGGTCCTTTGCCTGGCCGCTGAACCGGCGGATCCTGTATAACCGCGCCTCGGCCGACCTGCAGGGCCGTCCGTGGGACCCCGACCGCAAGCTGATCGAATGGACCGGCGAGAAATGGGAAGGCTATGACGTGCCCGATATCGGCGTCACGTCCAAGCCGGGCGAGGTCATGCCGTTCATCATGAACCAGGAGGGCACGTCCCGCCTGTTCACCCGCGGCATGATGCGCGACGGGCCGTTCCCCACCCATATGGAGCCGTTCGAGGCGCCCATTGCCAACGTGCTGAACCCGAAGATGCGCGGCAACCCGGTCAGCCGGGTGTTCGTGGACGACGCCGAACAATTCGCCACCAGCGAAGAGTTTCCCCTTGTCGCCACCTCGTATCGCCTGACCGAGCATTTCCACTACTGGACCAAGCACAACAAGGTGAACGCCTCGTTGCAGCCCGAGTTCTTCGTGGAAATCAGCGAGGAATTGGCGGCCGAGCGCGGCATCACCAGGGGCGGGCGCGTGCGCGTCTGGGGCAAGCGCGGCGAGGTCTGGGCCAAGGCCGTGGTGACCAAGCGGATCAAGCCGATGCAATGCGACGGCAAGACCGTGCATGTCGTCGGCATCCCGCTGCACTGGGGCTTCAAGGGCGCGGCCAAGAAGGGCTGGGGGCCGAACACGCTGACGCCCTTTGTCGGTGACGCCAACGTGGAAACGCCCGAATTCAAGGCGTTCCTGGTCAATATCGAACCTGCAGCAGAGGAGCCGGTGGCATGA
- the fdxH gene encoding formate dehydrogenase subunit beta: MSVAPQPTTSASNPPVQPLESNLLPSDVVRASATPDLPQPDRQLTRVAKLIDVSKCIGCKACQSACVEWNDTNPAIGENTGVYENPHDLTPDMFTLMRFSEWENPATNELEWLIRKDGCMHCEDPGCLKACPAPGAIVQYSNGIVDFIHENCIGCGYCVTGCPFDIPRISKVDHKSYKCTLCSDRVAVGQGPACAKACPTKAIVFGTKDDMLAHANERVEDLKSRGYDNAGIYDPEGVGGTHVFYVLHHADKPGIYSDLPENPRISPIVEGWKGVTKTAGMAAMGVAAAGAVLMGLFTRNKVDPEEEEAAERLVQDREEG; this comes from the coding sequence ATGAGCGTTGCACCTCAACCGACCACATCCGCCTCGAACCCGCCGGTGCAGCCGCTGGAATCGAACCTGCTGCCGTCCGACGTCGTCCGTGCCTCGGCGACGCCGGATCTGCCGCAGCCGGATCGTCAGCTGACCCGCGTGGCCAAGCTGATCGATGTCAGCAAATGCATCGGCTGCAAGGCGTGCCAGTCCGCCTGCGTCGAATGGAACGACACCAACCCGGCCATCGGCGAGAATACCGGCGTCTACGAAAACCCGCACGACCTGACGCCGGACATGTTCACGCTGATGCGGTTCAGCGAATGGGAAAACCCGGCCACGAACGAGCTGGAATGGCTGATCCGCAAGGATGGCTGCATGCATTGCGAGGACCCGGGCTGCCTGAAGGCCTGCCCGGCCCCCGGCGCCATCGTGCAGTATTCCAACGGCATCGTGGATTTCATCCACGAGAACTGCATCGGCTGCGGCTATTGCGTGACCGGCTGCCCGTTCGACATTCCGCGCATCAGCAAGGTCGATCACAAAAGCTATAAATGCACGCTGTGTTCCGACCGCGTGGCGGTGGGTCAGGGTCCGGCCTGCGCCAAGGCCTGCCCGACCAAGGCCATCGTCTTCGGCACCAAGGACGACATGCTGGCCCATGCCAACGAACGGGTCGAGGATCTGAAATCGCGCGGCTATGACAATGCCGGCATCTACGATCCCGAAGGGGTGGGCGGCACCCATGTGTTCTATGTGCTGCATCACGCCGACAAGCCCGGCATCTACAGCGATCTGCCCGAAAACCCGCGCATCTCGCCCATTGTCGAGGGCTGGAAAGGCGTTACCAAGACCGCCGGCATGGCGGCCATGGGGGTTGCGGCGGCCGGGGCCGTGCTGATGGGGCTGTTCACGCGCAACAAGGTCGACCCCGAAGAGGAAGAGGCCGCCGAACGCCTGGTGCAGGATCGGGAGGAAGGGTGA
- a CDS encoding formate dehydrogenase subunit gamma, which translates to MRRPFYSDPADHIESTDPVRVSRYRGITRLNHWVTAFSLIVLALSGLAFFSPSLYFLTGLFGGGQIARWLHPIVGVVLFFSFLLLFLQMWRLNLPKPEDTTWLANIDGVVTGNEEKLPELGKYNAGQKFIFWAMSVLIVVLIVSGIMMWEQYFGGIVSIPTRRVATLIHSIAAVAIILVFILHVFAAFWVRGTLRAMTRGDVTGGWAWRHHRKWLREVAGRSGSGPAE; encoded by the coding sequence ATGCGCAGACCTTTCTATTCCGACCCGGCCGATCATATCGAAAGCACCGATCCGGTGCGCGTCAGCCGCTATCGCGGCATCACCCGGCTGAACCACTGGGTGACGGCGTTTTCGCTGATCGTCCTGGCGCTGTCGGGTCTGGCGTTCTTTTCGCCGTCGCTTTATTTCCTGACCGGCTTGTTCGGCGGCGGGCAGATCGCCCGCTGGCTGCACCCGATCGTGGGGGTGGTGCTGTTCTTCAGCTTCCTGCTGCTGTTCCTGCAGATGTGGCGGCTGAACCTGCCCAAGCCCGAAGACACGACATGGCTTGCCAATATCGACGGCGTGGTGACGGGAAACGAGGAAAAGCTGCCCGAATTGGGCAAGTACAATGCCGGGCAGAAGTTCATCTTCTGGGCGATGTCTGTGCTGATCGTGGTGCTGATCGTGTCGGGCATCATGATGTGGGAACAGTATTTCGGCGGCATCGTGTCGATTCCCACGCGGCGCGTCGCCACGCTGATCCACTCGATTGCGGCGGTTGCCATCATCCTGGTGTTCATCCTGCACGTCTTTGCCGCGTTCTGGGTGCGCGGCACGCTGCGCGCCATGACGCGCGGCGACGTGACCGGCGGATGGGCCTGGCGCCATCACCGCAAATGGCTGCGTGAAGTCGCTGGACGTTCGGGCAGCGGCCCGGCAGAATAG
- the fdhE gene encoding formate dehydrogenase accessory protein FdhE has product MPASIQPDPSLIGGVPTPPLAFLPDPDRLFASRARRFAFLAEHDARLGPYLAFLAELTTLQARLVDELPDPDPIPTDRIAQARAHRMPPIDRDALATDEMLHRTLTALCDQAQSLDMPQPAKLALQAVLASDLADRHWLLENILSDRIPEDSAAPHLFAAAAVQIHMARLAATLDADALVPIRAGICPACGGRPATSTVMAAQGIENVRYATCACCATRWNEVRIKCLSCGSTKGISYRSVETDEAAVKAELCSECDSWIKIMYLARNHSLDPIADDVGSLGLDLLMKDTGFSRGGVNPYLAGY; this is encoded by the coding sequence ATGCCCGCATCCATTCAGCCCGATCCTTCCCTCATCGGCGGCGTTCCCACGCCGCCGCTGGCCTTCCTGCCCGACCCCGACCGCCTGTTCGCCAGCCGCGCGCGGCGTTTCGCGTTTCTGGCCGAACATGACGCGCGGCTTGGGCCGTATCTGGCGTTTCTGGCCGAACTGACCACGTTGCAGGCGCGGCTGGTGGACGAATTGCCCGACCCCGATCCGATCCCGACGGATCGGATCGCGCAGGCGCGCGCGCATCGCATGCCGCCCATCGACCGCGATGCGCTGGCCACCGACGAAATGCTGCACCGGACCCTGACCGCGCTGTGCGATCAGGCCCAGTCGCTGGACATGCCGCAGCCCGCCAAGCTGGCCTTGCAAGCGGTGCTGGCCTCGGATCTGGCGGACCGGCACTGGCTGCTGGAAAACATCCTGTCCGACCGCATCCCCGAAGACAGCGCCGCGCCGCACCTGTTCGCCGCCGCCGCGGTGCAGATCCACATGGCACGGCTGGCCGCGACGCTGGACGCCGACGCGCTGGTGCCGATCCGCGCCGGGATCTGCCCGGCCTGCGGCGGACGGCCCGCGACCTCGACCGTGATGGCCGCGCAGGGGATCGAGAATGTGCGCTATGCGACCTGCGCCTGCTGCGCCACAAGGTGGAACGAGGTGCGGATCAAGTGCCTGTCCTGCGGATCGACCAAGGGCATCAGCTATCGCTCGGTCGAGACGGACGAGGCAGCGGTCAAGGCCGAGCTGTGTTCGGAATGCGACAGCTGGATCAAGATCATGTATCTGGCCCGCAACCACAGCCTCGATCCGATTGCCGACGATGTGGGCAGTCTGGGGCTGGATCTGCTGATGAAGGATACCGGGTTCAGCCGAGGCGGGGTGAATCCCTATCTGGCCGGGTATTGA
- the selA gene encoding L-seryl-tRNA(Sec) selenium transferase, whose product MAGFRALPSVDQFLQSDAGQALIAEHGRAMVTDAARAGLDAARAAIRQGASGDDQAARLPAHVASELAAATRTGLRPVLNLTGTVLHTNLGRAILAPQAIQAAASAMAAPMALEFDLDGGGRGQRDDHLRGLLRELTGAEDATIVNNNAAAVLIALNTLAQGREAIVSRGELIEIGGAFRMPDIMARAGTRLIEIGTTNRTHPGDYEEAIGAETGVILKVHTSNYRIEGFTAQVAAPRLARIAAAAGVPLLNDLGAGSLVDLSIFGLRREPTVAEAVAEGADLVTFSGDKLLGGPQAGFIVGRRDLIAQIDRNPLKRALRLDKIRIAALQATLSLYRDPDRLAERLPTLRHLSRPRDSIAAQAARLAPQIDALLAPIGFHTASCDCASQIGSGALPVDTIPSAGLRLTGQGGDAPDRLSARLRALPRPVIGHIRDGSLILDLRCLDEDRDLLDALAAL is encoded by the coding sequence ATGGCCGGGTTTCGTGCCCTGCCCTCGGTCGATCAGTTTCTGCAATCCGACGCCGGACAGGCCCTGATCGCCGAACATGGCCGCGCCATGGTCACGGATGCGGCGCGCGCCGGGCTGGACGCCGCGCGCGCGGCGATCCGGCAGGGTGCCTCGGGCGACGATCAGGCCGCGCGGCTGCCCGCGCATGTCGCATCCGAACTGGCGGCGGCAACGCGGACCGGGCTGCGGCCGGTGCTGAACCTGACGGGAACCGTGCTGCACACCAATCTGGGCCGGGCGATCCTTGCGCCGCAGGCGATCCAGGCCGCCGCGTCCGCGATGGCCGCGCCGATGGCGCTGGAATTCGATCTGGACGGCGGCGGGCGCGGGCAGCGCGACGATCATCTGCGTGGCTTGCTGCGCGAACTGACCGGGGCCGAGGACGCCACCATCGTCAACAACAACGCCGCCGCCGTGCTGATCGCGCTGAACACGCTGGCGCAGGGCCGCGAGGCAATCGTGTCGCGGGGCGAGCTGATCGAGATCGGCGGCGCGTTCCGCATGCCCGACATCATGGCCCGCGCCGGCACCCGGCTGATCGAGATCGGCACCACCAACCGAACCCATCCGGGCGATTACGAGGAGGCCATCGGTGCCGAGACCGGGGTCATCCTGAAAGTCCACACCTCGAACTATCGGATCGAGGGGTTCACGGCCCAGGTGGCCGCACCGCGCCTGGCCCGGATCGCCGCCGCGGCCGGGGTGCCGCTGCTGAACGATCTGGGTGCCGGATCGCTGGTCGATCTGTCGATCTTCGGGCTGCGGCGCGAGCCGACCGTGGCCGAGGCCGTGGCCGAGGGCGCCGATCTTGTCACCTTCTCGGGCGATAAGTTGCTGGGCGGGCCGCAGGCGGGCTTCATCGTCGGCCGGCGCGACCTGATCGCGCAGATCGACCGCAATCCGCTGAAACGCGCCCTGCGGCTGGACAAGATCCGCATCGCCGCGTTGCAGGCGACGCTGAGCCTTTATCGCGACCCCGACCGGCTGGCCGAGCGGCTGCCGACGCTGCGCCACCTGTCGCGCCCCAGGGACAGCATCGCCGCGCAGGCGGCCCGGCTGGCACCGCAGATCGACGCGCTGCTGGCCCCGATCGGGTTTCACACGGCGTCCTGCGACTGCGCCAGCCAGATCGGGTCGGGCGCGTTGCCCGTCGACACGATCCCGTCGGCCGGGCTGCGGCTGACCGGTCAGGGGGGCGATGCGCCCGACCGACTGTCGGCCCGGCTGCGCGCCCTGCCCCGCCCGGTCATCGGCCATATCCGCGACGGCTCGCTGATCCTCGATCTGCGCTGCCTTGACGAGGATCGCGATCTGCTGGACGCGCTGGCGGCGCTATGA
- the tig gene encoding trigger factor: MQVKETRNEGLKRGYQFTLPAAELAETVDAKLKEAQPEVEMKGFRKGKVPMAMLKKQFGQRIMGDAMQEAIDSALRKHLEDSGDRPAAQPKVEMENGEGWKEGDDVVVNVSYESLPPIPEVDLTQLKLERLSVPADDAAIDEALENLAKSAQNFEDRRKGSKAKDGDQVIIDFKGFVDDEPFEGGSAEDYPLVLGSNSFIPGFEEQLVGAKADDEIKVEVKFPEEYGAKHLAGKDAVFECTVKAVKAPKPAEIDDELAKKFGAEDLDGLKKQIADRLEQEYAGAARAVMKRALLDQLDEQVKFDLPESLVDAEASQIAHQLWHEEHPEEQGHDHGQIEPTEEHRKLAERRVRLGLLLAEIGQKAEVQVNDQEMTQAVLQAARQYPGQERAFFEFVQQNQAAQQQLRAPIFEDKVVDHIAEQAKVEEKQVSKEELEKAVEALDEL; encoded by the coding sequence ATGCAGGTCAAGGAAACCCGGAACGAAGGTCTGAAGCGGGGCTATCAGTTCACCCTGCCCGCCGCCGAACTGGCCGAGACGGTCGACGCCAAGCTGAAAGAGGCGCAGCCCGAGGTCGAGATGAAGGGCTTTCGCAAGGGCAAGGTCCCGATGGCGATGCTGAAAAAGCAGTTCGGCCAGCGCATCATGGGCGACGCCATGCAAGAGGCCATCGACAGCGCCCTGCGCAAGCATCTTGAGGATTCCGGCGACCGTCCCGCCGCTCAGCCCAAGGTCGAGATGGAAAATGGCGAGGGTTGGAAGGAAGGCGACGATGTCGTCGTCAATGTCTCGTACGAATCCCTGCCCCCCATCCCCGAGGTCGATCTGACCCAGTTGAAACTGGAACGGCTGAGCGTTCCGGCCGACGACGCGGCCATCGACGAGGCGCTGGAGAACCTTGCGAAATCGGCCCAGAACTTCGAGGACCGCCGCAAGGGCAGCAAGGCCAAGGATGGCGATCAGGTGATCATCGACTTCAAGGGTTTCGTCGATGACGAGCCGTTCGAGGGCGGCTCGGCCGAGGATTACCCGCTGGTTCTGGGGTCGAACAGCTTCATCCCGGGCTTCGAGGAACAGCTTGTCGGCGCCAAGGCCGATGACGAGATCAAGGTCGAGGTCAAGTTCCCCGAGGAATACGGGGCCAAGCATCTGGCCGGCAAGGATGCGGTGTTCGAATGCACGGTCAAGGCCGTCAAGGCCCCGAAACCGGCCGAGATCGACGACGAGCTGGCCAAGAAATTCGGCGCCGAAGACCTGGACGGGCTGAAAAAGCAGATCGCGGACCGGCTGGAACAGGAATATGCCGGCGCCGCCCGCGCGGTGATGAAACGCGCGCTGCTGGACCAGCTGGACGAACAGGTCAAGTTCGACCTGCCCGAGTCGCTGGTCGATGCCGAAGCCAGCCAAATCGCCCATCAGCTGTGGCACGAAGAACATCCCGAGGAACAGGGCCACGACCACGGCCAGATCGAACCGACCGAAGAGCACAGAAAGCTGGCTGAACGTCGCGTGCGTCTGGGGCTGCTGCTGGCCGAGATCGGCCAGAAGGCCGAGGTGCAGGTGAACGATCAGGAAATGACGCAGGCCGTGTTGCAGGCCGCGCGGCAGTATCCCGGCCAGGAACGCGCCTTCTTCGAATTCGTCCAGCAGAACCAGGCCGCCCAGCAACAGCTGCGCGCCCCGATCTTCGAGGACAAGGTCGTCGATCACATCGCGGAACAGGCGAAGGTCGAGGAAAAGCAGGTCAGCAAGGAAGAGCTGGAAAAGGCCGTCGAGGCGCTGGACGAGCTGTAA
- a CDS encoding DUF1489 family protein translates to MAASLNLVKLCVGAEGPDDLARWQKQRFGDAPACHVTRMWPRREAELLDGGSIYWVFKGVMLARQRILRLDERIGEDGIRRCALMLDRDLVRVGAVPRRPFQGWRYLEGKDAPADLPASRGEEEPLPPRVAAALAEMGLV, encoded by the coding sequence ATGGCCGCATCGCTCAATCTCGTGAAGCTGTGCGTCGGCGCCGAAGGGCCCGACGATCTGGCGCGTTGGCAGAAGCAGCGTTTCGGCGATGCGCCGGCCTGCCATGTCACCCGCATGTGGCCCCGGCGCGAGGCCGAGTTGCTGGATGGCGGCTCGATCTACTGGGTGTTCAAGGGCGTGATGCTGGCGCGCCAGAGGATCCTGCGCCTTGACGAACGCATCGGCGAGGATGGCATCCGCCGCTGCGCGCTGATGCTGGATCGCGATCTGGTGCGCGTCGGCGCCGTGCCGCGTCGGCCGTTTCAGGGCTGGCGCTATCTCGAGGGCAAGGACGCGCCCGCCGACCTGCCTGCCAGCCGCGGCGAGGAAGAACCGCTGCCGCCCCGCGTGGCGGCGGCGCTGGCCGAGATGGGGCTGGTCTGA
- a CDS encoding iron-containing alcohol dehydrogenase: MSPFAFATATEILFGRGQASAAPDRVAALGQSVLLVHGASPARSADLRAQLEARGCRVSGFAVADEPDMALIEAGVGAAREAGAGVVVAMGGGSVIDAGKAIAALVPALRPMLDHLEVVGQGLPLDRAPLPFVAMPTTAGTGAEVTRNAVIGVPAHRRKVSLRDARMLPRLAIVDPALTDVCPRRITLASGLDAITQVIEPYVSTRANPMTDALCRDAIPRGLAAIRRLMRAEDPGARDEMAWVSLCGGMALANAGLGGVHGLAGPLGGLTGAPHGAICGALLPHVLMANRREAVDPTRLDQVGRWIGTAFGAEDATLDRAAGMLADWSREAGLPRLSEMGIGAEAQGLAADAAASSSSMKANPAPLSPDTLRAVMRAAG; encoded by the coding sequence ATGTCCCCCTTCGCCTTCGCCACCGCGACCGAAATCCTGTTCGGCCGGGGGCAAGCCAGTGCCGCCCCCGACCGTGTGGCGGCACTGGGTCAATCGGTGCTGCTGGTTCACGGCGCGTCCCCGGCCCGCAGCGCGGATCTGCGCGCGCAGCTTGAGGCGCGAGGATGCCGGGTGTCGGGCTTTGCGGTTGCGGATGAGCCCGACATGGCGCTGATCGAGGCCGGCGTCGGCGCGGCCCGCGAGGCGGGCGCGGGCGTTGTCGTCGCGATGGGCGGCGGATCGGTGATCGACGCCGGCAAGGCGATTGCGGCCCTGGTGCCCGCCTTGCGTCCGATGCTGGATCATCTGGAGGTGGTCGGGCAGGGCCTGCCGCTGGATCGCGCGCCGCTGCCCTTCGTCGCCATGCCTACCACCGCCGGCACCGGGGCCGAGGTGACGCGCAACGCCGTCATCGGCGTGCCCGCGCACCGGCGCAAGGTCAGCCTGCGCGATGCGCGGATGCTGCCCCGGCTGGCCATCGTGGACCCGGCGCTGACCGATGTCTGTCCGCGCCGGATCACGCTGGCCTCGGGTCTGGACGCGATCACCCAGGTCATCGAACCCTATGTCAGCACCCGTGCCAACCCGATGACCGACGCGCTGTGCCGCGATGCGATCCCGCGCGGGCTGGCCGCAATCCGCCGCCTGATGCGGGCCGAGGACCCAGGGGCGCGCGACGAGATGGCGTGGGTCAGCCTGTGCGGCGGGATGGCGCTGGCCAATGCGGGGCTGGGGGGGGTGCATGGGCTGGCCGGGCCGCTTGGCGGCCTGACCGGCGCGCCGCATGGCGCGATCTGCGGCGCGCTGCTGCCGCATGTGCTGATGGCGAACAGGCGCGAGGCAGTCGATCCGACACGTCTGGATCAGGTCGGAAGATGGATCGGCACGGCTTTCGGGGCCGAGGATGCGACGCTGGACCGCGCCGCCGGAATGCTGGCCGATTGGTCGCGCGAAGCCGGTCTGCCCAGGCTGAGCGAGATGGGGATCGGCGCCGAGGCGCAGGGTCTGGCGGCGGATGCGGCGGCCTCATCCTCGTCGATGAAGGCCAATCCCGCGCCGCTGTCGCCCGATACGCTGCGCGCGGTGATGCGGGCTGCCGGATAA
- a CDS encoding 6,7-dimethyl-8-ribityllumazine synthase — MTDTTPHPRIAFIKARWHADIVDRAHAGFVDEAARLLPSAEIDAFDVPGAFEMPLVARKLAKTGRYDAIVAAAFVVDGGIYRHDFVAAAVVNGLMTVGLETGVPCFSVSLTPHNYQEVEPMTDFYRRHFVKKGAEAAEAVRQILALDAELAQQDRAAVA; from the coding sequence ATGACCGACACGACACCCCACCCCCGAATCGCATTCATCAAGGCGCGCTGGCACGCGGACATCGTGGACCGCGCCCATGCCGGTTTCGTGGACGAGGCCGCCCGGCTGCTGCCGAGTGCCGAGATCGACGCGTTCGACGTGCCCGGCGCGTTCGAGATGCCGCTTGTCGCCCGGAAACTGGCGAAGACCGGACGATACGACGCCATCGTCGCGGCCGCCTTCGTGGTCGATGGCGGCATCTATCGCCACGATTTCGTGGCCGCCGCGGTGGTCAACGGATTGATGACCGTCGGGCTGGAGACCGGCGTGCCGTGTTTCTCGGTCTCGCTGACGCCGCACAACTATCAGGAGGTCGAGCCCATGACCGATTTCTATCGCCGGCATTTCGTGAAAAAGGGCGCCGAGGCGGCCGAGGCGGTGCGTCAGATCCTGGCGCTGGACGCCGAGCTTGCGCAGCAGGATCGCGCGGCAGTCGCCTGA